The Colletotrichum destructivum chromosome 8, complete sequence genome includes the window CCCCAAGAAGTTTTTCCAAGTCGGCGGCTACCTTGTACTTTAGAAGCAACCAAAAAAACCATCCATATCACCATTCTCTCAATATCAGGTGACCGTTCTCATACAAGGAGCTGTAGCGTCACTAGGAGCTATGTCGGGCGCTCTTCCTCAGCCCGGAACGGCGCCGCAACCGCTATTtcgcgccgtcgccagctCGACAAGACCCCTGTACCAGCTGCTGAGGACCATCAACTTTTCCAACAAGGTCCATGTACAACTTCAAGATGATGGCATTAGATTCGCGGCCGACCTATCGAGAGTTATGCAAGGTAAGTACGACGGCGGCTGGTGAGCACGTGATGGAGAATTGACCGTCGATCAGGCACTgccttcctcgacaagaagcTCTTCACCTCGTACTCTTTGAAtctcgacgaagacgaggctcTGCCAAATTTTCAGATCACCCTACCGGCGCTTCTCGAAACACTCCAAatcttcggcgccgtcgacgtcgcaaCACGCACACAAAAGGCCGAGCAGGACCCGTATCGCAGCAACCTCCGTAATTACCGACCAGATGCATTTAGTAATCAAACTCTGGGAATCGGTGGGACCTGTAGCCTGGTCTACACCGAAGAGGGCGGTCACTTCAATGTCGTCATCGAGGAAAGTGGTGTCAAAACCACCGCCAGCCTCACAACGTATCTGCCGGAAATCCCAGAGGAGATACCCTTTGACCGAGAGAATCTGTCTTTCAAAATCATCATGCAGGCGCGCTACCTTCTCGACGCGCTGGCGGAGTTAGCGCCCATCGGCCCCAGCCGCCTTACCATTACAGCGTCAAAGACACAGCCTTACCTTACTCTTTccggcgttggcgacctcggcTTGTCCAGTGTGGACTTCGCCAAGGGCCGCGAGTTGCTGGAGACCTTCGCGATCCAGGATCGTTGGACCCAGAGCTACAAGTTCGATCTCATCAAGTCTTCGAGCGAGGCAATGCGGATCGCTAGCAAAATTAGTTTCCGCGGCGATGATCAGGGCGTTCTGAGCTTGCAGTTTatggtggaggtggagggtGGCGGGGTAAGCTTT containing:
- a CDS encoding Putative DNA clamp superfamily protein, which translates into the protein MSGALPQPGTAPQPLFRAVASSTRPLYQLLRTINFSNKVHVQLQDDGIRFAADLSRVMQGTAFLDKKLFTSYSLNLDEDEALPNFQITLPALLETLQIFGAVDVATRTQKAEQDPYRSNLRNYRPDAFSNQTLGIGGTCSLVYTEEGGHFNVVIEESGVKTTASLTTYLPEIPEEIPFDRENLSFKIIMQARYLLDALAELAPIGPSRLTITASKTQPYLTLSGVGDLGLSSVDFAKGRELLETFAIQDRWTQSYKFDLIKSSSEAMRIASKISFRGDDQGVLSLQFMVEVEGGGVSFLDFRFVPYITHEDDEDEEGQDEDE